AGGGAGGAATCACGCTGCAGATCGATTGATGAAGTTGAGATGAAATCTATGAGGGAAATGAGTGCATTCGATCCGTCAAATCTAACCTCTCAAAATGATAAATCTTTGTCTGATGCTGCCCCTTCCCAAGCTCTTCGTTCTCGAAAGCTATGCTCCGCAATGTCTGCACCCCTTGTCCGCTAGTGGTGTTCTGTTGCTTCATCTTCATGATGGTATACATCATAGCAATCTCATACTGCATGACATGAATTTGACTCCATAAAACATGTTTGCAAGATGCAGTAAGCAAATCTACTCCTACCTCTTCCAACGAGATGGGCATGACGATCCTTCTGAAGAAAACCAGGTCAAGGAAGAAAGATCAAACAAAGACAAAGATCGAATATTTTAAATACTCGAAGATCAACCGTAGAAAACCTCCATCTTTTTTTCTGGATGCATGGAAATCTTTGCATGAAATAACTGCTCGAACATGAATCTGTCATCAAAGGATACAATTCTCTGATCTGAACCATGTTTGACGAAGCTGGAAACTCTCCTTTGCCGAAGCAAAGCTGCGACCCCCTATTTGTTCTCCGGAAGGCACGAAAGGAGTCGGGATCAGCTTTTGCTTCCATCAGCACATGGACATGGATGAGCTTGCCAAGGGCATCAGGACCGTCCGTCGATGATCGGATGGACCAAACAGGATGCTTTGGAGCCTCGTGGCCAACCGTGGTGCAGCGAAGACGGTCCACAGGATTTGGCCTACTCAGTGATAAAGCGTGAAGTCGCGGACTGCCTTTGCAAATATTCTACTGGAATTTGGCATCTGAAGCTTTTAGGTTTGACGTATGGTCTGATGAGGATGAAGAAGAAACAAACGATGTCCAACTGATGCTCTTCTCTCATCGGAAAGAAGAAGCCAACTACTGGTCGACCATCGTCTCAACTAGGAGTCCATCACCGACCAAACATAGCCTCTTTCATCCTCATCACTTCTCGTCCTTTGATGGTGGTGGTTCAATTAAATAGCTGCGTACTGTTGCATGCACAGTATGTGAATCTTAAAGCTTGATGGATTTCAAGGAAGTTAGGTCACATCATAGTTATTGGAATCCAATTGAACGGCCAATAACCCACATGGACTGACCTGATTCGATCGGTCCAGTTTCGTAAATGTAATTAAGATTGCTTAAATGCCTTTaacttaatttattattattattattatttatttttttaaaaaaatatttatgtcaattttaaaattatgattaacaagagaaagaaaatggCCTCTCACCTTTGGTTATCctctataaaatatattatttttttgaaaaaaataatttgagaTTATCTATAGACCTCTTCAAGTGATTTTGGAGTTCccaaaaaatctttaaaattttCGTTTATGCTATTTTCTAAAAATAGCATAATTGACTTTCTTAGTTAAATCGATTCAATCTTGTGCTTGTAGTGTGAATTTAAggggtttttttttatatttatcaaagAGTATTATCTATTTATGATAATCATTAAATATTTACTTGGCAAAGTAGTTGAAATTATGAATCAGGTAAAATGATCCAatctccctatatatatatatatatatatatatatatatatatatatatatatatatatatatatatgatttacaccattaattataatatttttgaacggACATAATATTTTCAATACCTTCACTGAAATATtataagtttattaaaaaaatattctaactAAAATAAATTAACTCAAaacttaatgaaaatgcaaatatATGGTTTTAGATAAGTATTCTTTTTGGTTTAACAATAAAAACAACTAAGATAGAGACTTTGAatagatttatgatattttttaaaaaagtatTATAATTGAAGAATTGGATAGATTCACATCTATTCCATAAAAACCACAGGATTgaagaatataattaaaataataaaccgATTGGAAAATATGAAAAAGGGTAGCTGAAAATTAAAAGGTGGGTTTTAACTCAATTGAGATAATATATCCATGTAAGTATAATTAACCAGCAGCTGACAATTTCGACCGTCCGATGATCTCAATCCAACAATCTTAAAGAGGTCTTTGGACCGGATATATCGTGCCCCTCAAGGAAACCACACTGGCCGTTGGATTCGAAATGGGCGGAGACGGCATGGTGAATTTGTGACGGTCAGATCGAAAAATCGTGCGGCGGAGAAAGAAACCCTAAGTGACTTTACACAAACGATGGACCTCTATATAATGACCCCGAGTGACGTGCAGCACCAGAACACTTCTCTCGGCCGTCTCTCTCCGCTCTCTCGTGGGAGCAGCCCTCTAGGTGCGATCCAATCCCTAGATCTTCGTTCGTGTAGTAAATTCAACTCTTAGATAAAGTGTGTGCGATTCAATCCTTTGATCCGTGGTTTTACTTGATCTCGTTCTTTTCCATCAAGCAAAAAATAAGCGAATTGGGTCTCTATTAGAATCTGTGGTGATTAATGTTCATTTACAGTATTAATCGTTTTAGTCTGTATTTTATATTGGAGATCAAGAGAATGATGTACCTTAATTCTTCGGATTTGGTCTTATTAAAaggctttttttatttatatattctaTGTAACTTAGATGTTACCGTCGAGTGAAGATCCTTTTGTTCTTGGGTTTATGGTTGCTTAATGATTGTCCTGGATTTAAAATTTGATTTTGTTGGATATTGTTCTGCTCATGTGAGATCTTGATTTGATTTTTGAATCGATCATGCATATGTTTGTAGAATCTGAAAAGTTGAATTGTGTTCTTAAGTAATTGGGGTTGAGAAAAAGCGTCTATTGTCTAATGGAAAGGACGAAGGTTCTGTGGACCTTCGGTATAGGTTCAAATCCTATTGGACGCTGTTAAGTTTATTACATCCCCCGGATTTGGTTCTAGTGCCAGTGCGTTTGACATATATTAGAGATATGCTTCTGATATGCCTGACGAAGAGGTATTTTAGAAGGGCTAATGGCCTTAACGGGCATATCTCGTTGTGCACTGTTACTGGTATGAGCCTGTCCTTATCTGTTCGTGATTTGTTAATTGTTCCATTTGCCAAGTATTGGGCCAGTGATTTATGTATCACCAATTCATGACAGAGCAGTAATTAAATAAGATTTTGTGCTTGCTGTAAAGTTATGTGTTGGATGGACTATTCTAAGCTTGCATAATTAGCAACTCTAGTGGCATGTGAATGGAGATACTTAAGAATAGTTATTTGCTGTTCTTATTTCTTAATATGGCATCATATTTTtggtatcaaattcagccagaatTTGATATTCTTTGCTCAAAAGTTTATTGGTAAGATCCATAAACCAACATGCATTCATTTGAatgattttttcttcttgatgcatATTTAATAGAGACTTAGACTTGATGAGTCCATGAATGAGTTGGAATACCTTGATGTTGCTTTGTGCTAAAACACTTCTTATTTAATTGGAGCCAACTTGAGGTGGTGGTAATATAATAATTCTGTGAACCATGTCTTAATATTTGAAGTATGGAAGTGTTACTTGCTTTCACTTTGTCTCATTTCAGTATCCAAATTGGTAGAGACATCTCCCTTTGAGGACTGTCATTGATTTTGTTTTGCTGTTGCAATTGTGCAGTTACCACCTGAGTTACAACATCGAGGATGGTTCCATGTAGATATTGTGTGATCATTTTGCTTTTATCTGTATCATTGGCCCATGTTCTTGACTAAAAATTATTCCTTCTATGGTTTCAATGAAATTTGTTGTTACAGGCCCATGTCTTGAGTAATGTAATTTGACCATTTATGTGGCGTTTTCCATCTTTCattttagtattttgatgaaATCTGGATCTGTGATTGTCATCTGGGAACTTCTGTGATCTATCACTCAGTGGTaatttatatgaaataatatatttctGATGCTTCCACTTTACTGTTTTGGTTCTATCTTACTTTTAATGTACTATTACAAGCTTGATGTCTGATATTAtttctgaaattttttttattggtagtttcttttgctttaagTTACTGTTACCATGGGGAAGGAGAAGGTTCACATTAACATTGTGGTCATTGGTCATGTCGACTCTGGGAAGTCGACCACCACTGGTCATCTCATCTACAAGTTGGGAGGTATTGACAAGCGTGTGATCGAGAGGTTTGAAAAGGAGGCTGCAGAAATGAACAAGAGGTCGTTCAAGTATGCCTGGGTTCTTGACAAGCTTAAGGCTGAGCGTGAGAGAGGGATTACCATTGATATTGCCCTTTGGAAGTTTGAGACCACCAAGTACTACTGTACAGTCATTGATGCTCCTGGACATCGGGACTTCATCAAGAATATGATCACTGGAACCTCCCAGGCGGACTGTGCTGTTCTTATCATTGACTCAACCACTGGTGGTTTTGAAGCTGGTATCTCAAAGGATGGACAGACACGGGAGCATGCCTTGCTTGCTTTTACTCTTGGAGTTAAACAGATGATTTGCTGTTGCAACAAGGTAAACATTGTTTCAATTCTTTGAGAAAAGGTTGATCTGGTGTTTATTTGGTTGGCATGTTTTTTCTATGAAATTCTTGCAAATTTAAAATAGttaaaactcttttttttttttaatttagcttTTGcataagtcttttttttttgtcttggagGATCCAGTATAATAGTTTGTCTTCATCATGCGCTCCTCCTCATACCTGATCATTTGTGATTTGTATAATTTCTCCTTTTTCTCATGAGTTTCCGTGGCTGTCTCATTGCAGATGGATGCAACCACCCCCAAATATTCCAAGGCCAggtatgatgaaattgtgaaggaGGTTTCTTCTTACCTCAAGAAGGTCGGTTACAACCCTGAGAAGATTCCCTTTGTTCCAATCTCTGGATTTGAGGGTGACAACATGATCGAGAGGTCTACCAACCTGGACTGGTACAAGGGCCCAACTCTTCTTGAAGCCCTTGACTTGATCCAGGAGCCAAAGAGGCCCACAGACAAGCCCCTTCGCCTTCCTCTTCAGGATGTGTACAAGATTGGAGGCATTGGTACTGTTCCTGTTGGACGTGTCGAGACCGGAGTACTCAAGCCTGGTATGGTTGTTACATTTGGTCCGACAGGTCTGACAACTGAAGTAAAGTCCGTCGAGATGCACCATGAAGCACTCCAGGAAGCTTTCCCTGGTGATAATGTGGGCTTTAACGTGAAGAATGTTGCCGTTAAGGATCTAAAGAGAGGTTTTGTTGCATCTAATTCCAAGGAAGATCCCGCAAAAGAGGCTGCTAGCTTCACTTCTCAGGTCATCATCATGAACCACCCTGGCCAGATTGGCAATGGTTATGCCCCCGTGCTCGACTGCCACACATCCCACATTGCCGTCAAGTTCGCCGAGCTGCTCACCAAGATTGATAGGCGATCTGGAAAGGAGCTCGAGAAGGAGCCTAAGTTCCTCAAAAATGGTGATGCTGGCTTCGTGAAGATGATTCCTACCAAGCCCATGGTTGTGGAAACATTCTCAGAGTATCCTCCCCTCGGACGTTTTGCCGTGAGGGACATGCGCCAGACCGTGGCTGTAGGAGTCATCAAGAGTGTCGAGAAGAAGGATCCTACCGGTGCTAAGATCACCAAGGCTGCTGCCAAGAAGAAGTGAGTAAATCTGCAGCAACTTGAGACCTTAGTGGTATTTATCCGATGTGCTATAGGTTTTGGGTGCTTAATGGTTGTGGAACTCATGGAAGGGTTTTTACTGGTGGTCCGAAAGATGCTTTTTGCTGCCTGGGAAGATTTTTAGGCTTTCTACTTCTCGGCTGAGCGGTTCTGATACTTATATTTCTTTGCCTTTAAATAATGTTATGACATTATGTTTTCAGTAAGAATTGCCTGCTTTTAAATCTGTTTGGTTTTTGTTTTGAAGTGTTTTTATGCTTTCTGTCTTCCTGGAATATCAGAAAATTGTTTTAAAAAACAGATTTAAGATTGTAGAAATTACAAGACCATAAGAATGTGTTGGTTGCAGCAGTTCTTCAAAATTCTCTccaaacatatatgtatatatatatatatatatatatatatatatatatatattagattaatCATTCTAGTTTGAAAGGATACAAACTATACTGTAAATTAGAAATTAATaaaatcaatatgaaaatatGAAAAGCAATGTCAGCTTGTCTTCTACGGAATATTATTGATAATGTCATTTAGATAATTATGTTTAT
The window above is part of the Musa acuminata AAA Group cultivar baxijiao chromosome BXJ2-6, Cavendish_Baxijiao_AAA, whole genome shotgun sequence genome. Proteins encoded here:
- the LOC135615307 gene encoding elongation factor 1-alpha; its protein translation is MGKEKVHINIVVIGHVDSGKSTTTGHLIYKLGGIDKRVIERFEKEAAEMNKRSFKYAWVLDKLKAERERGITIDIALWKFETTKYYCTVIDAPGHRDFIKNMITGTSQADCAVLIIDSTTGGFEAGISKDGQTREHALLAFTLGVKQMICCCNKMDATTPKYSKARYDEIVKEVSSYLKKVGYNPEKIPFVPISGFEGDNMIERSTNLDWYKGPTLLEALDLIQEPKRPTDKPLRLPLQDVYKIGGIGTVPVGRVETGVLKPGMVVTFGPTGLTTEVKSVEMHHEALQEAFPGDNVGFNVKNVAVKDLKRGFVASNSKEDPAKEAASFTSQVIIMNHPGQIGNGYAPVLDCHTSHIAVKFAELLTKIDRRSGKELEKEPKFLKNGDAGFVKMIPTKPMVVETFSEYPPLGRFAVRDMRQTVAVGVIKSVEKKDPTGAKITKAAAKKK